ATTGAGATAAGGTTGCAGTTAATTCATTAACATTTATTTCTAAATCCTGAATTTTTAACTCATAATTTAGATCGATTATTTTTAAAAGATTATTAATATCATCAGCAATAAATTCTTTAATGTGTTGACGAATTACCCAAGCCAATTTAAAATTGGAATTTTCTTCTTGTTGTTGAGCAGTATTTAACAAAATTGCTGTTAATTCTTGCAGCCATTGTTCTGACTCTTCTTCACCAAATTCAAGAAAAGGAGTCATCCAAGTAATTTGCGCTTCTTCTTCTTTTCCTGTTAATAATAAAACTAATCCTAAATACCAATAATTAGCAACTTCCCTAGGATTTTCAATGATATTTTGTTCATATTGTTCAATGGTTAATAAGATTGGCATTGCAGAAATTTTATTATCTAACTGGTTAGTCATGATTGAAAACCTTGAACTTGGTTTTAAATAAGCTTTAAAATCAAAATAAATTTAGGTATTAAGAATTTACAAAATCCGTTAACACCTAAACTATGGCAATAAATTATATCAAAAAAAACGCTAGATGAATTTGCATCTAGCATTTTCAAACATAAACAATAAAGAGATTTACTTCATGTTTTCCCCACTAGCACAGGCTGCATTCGCACCTGTTCCGAGTGTAAGTGTAGGAGGAGTAGTAGTAACAACAGTTGTCTGGCAAGCAATAGCAGAAGTTTGTCCACTAGTAAGAACGACTACACCACCAGAAAAACTTTTGAGAGAGCCAGCATCTTGAGATGTTGCTGTCACACTTGTACTGACAGCATCAGCAGTAGGGATTGCATAAACATAGTTAGTAGTTTGGGTAGGAATACCAATTTGCAGATTAGGAAAGGTAGCAGCAAAGGATGTATTTTCAATCCGGTAGGACTGTTGCGCCCTGTTAATTGAACCAATATAGGTTTTAGCTTCTGACTGTTTAGCTTTTGCCGCTTGGTTGAGGAAAGAAGGTAGAGCGATCGCAGAAAGAATACCGATAATAATGATTACAACTAACAATTCAATCAGGGTGAAACCTTCGTTATCTTTCTTTTTACCGAGGAGGTGTTGGATGAATTTAGCTTTTAGTTCAGTTTTCATAAGAGTTTTCCTTGGGGTTCTGTGTTGCTTGTTTCCTTATGTAAATAACTTACCCACTTCTGATCAATTTCATATCACCTCCGAAAAAAATTTTTTTACTAGTTCTAAATGTGGGTGGAAAATAGGCTAGAATGCCCATATAGAGCTACTTTCACTATGTAGAGAATAAAGACTGATCAAAGTCAATGAATTTTATTATGCTTCTGTTCAGGCTGAAAATAGACATTGCTACTATATTTGTCACTCTTAAGCTCTTACTCTCTGTGCCTGGAGCGTCTCTGCGTGTTAGCGAAGCGGGGCGAAGCCTGATAAATTCATCCTTGATTTGAGCGATCAATCGCTGACTACGAACTAGAATCAAGCATGATGTAATCAAAATCCTGTAGAATCAAGAGTAGCTTTTGCAATAGACGGAAAACTGTCACTTTCTCTATAGGTGCTGCTGTGACAGGATTAATCGGTCTAACCTGTTGCCAATATTCCACCAATGACATCATTGATAGAGGTTTTTCAAACAAGGGTAATAAGCAAAGAGTCATTGAGCTATCTACATGAATCACTTCTTCATCTAAAGCTAGATATTTACGGATAGGAAAAGTTTTACCTTCGCTGAGATAACCAATAATTTCTGTTTTCAACTCAGAAGTATTTAACTGTGGATGCAGATATACAGTTGCATTTTCCCAGTGAGAATCAGACCATTCGGAAACTGGTACAAAAGAATGTGCTGCTTGGGGATGTCCACACCAAAAATCTAATAATCTATGAACTGGGTGAAGTAGTTCAAATAAATGTAAACTATCTTCGGTAGATATTTCTAGTAACCCCATTGCTAGAAAAGCAGGTAAATTATCTGGTTCTTTAAATAATTTTATTAAGTCCCATTGTCGCCAGTTTCTCATTTTGATAAACTCTAAATCAGCCGCTCTTAAAGACGAAAACATATCATTAATTGTGTAACCTGTATCTCCTTGAAATAAGAAATTCATGAGAATATTCTCTTGTCTGTCTTCTCCTTCATAGATAGAATTCCAAGTTGCAGCTTTAAGATTGACATCATCCTTCAACGCTTGCATTGTTTCCACAACCATTTCCATCTCTAGTTCTCCTGGATTATCATCCATCAAACCCATCAAACTGAATAGTTTTTGAGCGCGAAAATGGGAGACTCTTTGCAGTGAACTATGTAGATTAGCTCTAATAATGCCCTCTGGCTTTAATACAGATTTCATAGCTTGTAATGCCACATCTATATCTGGGAAAAGATAGAGAACTTCATCACAATTAATATAATCAAATTTATAATTTAACTTAGCTATATCATAGATTGATAAAACATGAAATTCGGTATTGTCAAAACCATGATATTCTAAT
The window above is part of the Dolichospermum sp. DET69 genome. Proteins encoded here:
- a CDS encoding type IV pilin-like G/H family protein, translating into MKTELKAKFIQHLLGKKKDNEGFTLIELLVVIIIIGILSAIALPSFLNQAAKAKQSEAKTYIGSINRAQQSYRIENTSFAATFPNLQIGIPTQTTNYVYAIPTADAVSTSVTATSQDAGSLKSFSGGVVVLTSGQTSAIACQTTVVTTTPPTLTLGTGANAACASGENMK
- a CDS encoding class I SAM-dependent methyltransferase, which encodes MNNSNSDLWDKIRKQFDSAPYPNRPLDESPKDDANALYIHNIVTSYYLRNQKVIDSKEKVILDAGCGTGYKSLILAEANPGAKIVGVDISEASVKLARQRLEYHGFDNTEFHVLSIYDIAKLNYKFDYINCDEVLYLFPDIDVALQAMKSVLKPEGIIRANLHSSLQRVSHFRAQKLFSLMGLMDDNPGELEMEMVVETMQALKDDVNLKAATWNSIYEGEDRQENILMNFLFQGDTGYTINDMFSSLRAADLEFIKMRNWRQWDLIKLFKEPDNLPAFLAMGLLEISTEDSLHLFELLHPVHRLLDFWCGHPQAAHSFVPVSEWSDSHWENATVYLHPQLNTSELKTEIIGYLSEGKTFPIRKYLALDEEVIHVDSSMTLCLLPLFEKPLSMMSLVEYWQQVRPINPVTAAPIEKVTVFRLLQKLLLILQDFDYIMLDSSS